A stretch of Microbacterium sp. 4R-513 DNA encodes these proteins:
- the glsA gene encoding glutaminase A, protein MDPIVALMQQVLDDVKDDDSGATASYIPELAAAEPDHLGFAIVGPRGQVRSVGDDAVEFTIQSISKPFVLAHVLSEIGLDAVMKRVGTEPSGEPFNAISLEEDTGRPANPMVNAGAIATTGLVEGADIDERTERILETLSAFAGRDLRVDESVYRSESSTGDRNRALGHLMRSYGVVDAPVEIALETYFRQCSILVTVRDLAVMASTLAFGGVNPVTGNRVVEERVARNVLSIMSSCGMYDFSGEWLLRVGLPAKSGVSGGVLAVAPSQFGVAAFSPRLDRHGNSVRGQAIVATLSDRMGMHLLEPHESISQPIVDISETDDGRTIRLSGELGFAAAERVLAVLRDLAVVLPDGSVIHLDARELARTHPAALVALQSELDALPVTIRYVE, encoded by the coding sequence GTGGATCCCATCGTGGCGCTCATGCAGCAGGTGCTCGACGACGTGAAGGACGACGACAGCGGCGCCACCGCCTCGTACATCCCCGAGCTCGCCGCCGCTGAGCCGGACCATCTCGGGTTCGCAATCGTGGGGCCGCGCGGGCAGGTGCGATCGGTCGGCGACGATGCGGTGGAGTTCACGATCCAGTCCATCTCGAAGCCGTTCGTGCTCGCCCATGTGCTGTCCGAGATCGGCCTCGACGCGGTCATGAAGCGCGTCGGCACAGAGCCGAGCGGCGAGCCGTTCAATGCCATCAGCCTCGAAGAGGACACCGGGCGGCCGGCGAACCCGATGGTCAACGCGGGGGCGATCGCGACGACGGGGCTCGTCGAAGGCGCCGACATCGACGAGCGGACCGAGCGGATCCTGGAGACGCTCTCGGCGTTCGCGGGCCGGGACCTGCGCGTCGACGAGTCGGTGTACCGGTCGGAGTCGTCGACGGGCGACCGCAATCGCGCCCTCGGTCACCTCATGCGCTCCTACGGCGTCGTGGATGCGCCCGTCGAGATCGCCCTCGAGACGTACTTCCGCCAGTGCTCGATCCTGGTCACGGTGCGGGACCTCGCCGTGATGGCGAGCACCCTCGCCTTCGGCGGCGTGAACCCCGTGACGGGGAACCGGGTGGTCGAGGAGCGGGTCGCGCGCAACGTCCTGTCGATCATGTCGAGCTGCGGGATGTACGACTTCTCGGGCGAGTGGCTCCTGCGTGTGGGCCTTCCGGCGAAGAGCGGCGTGAGCGGAGGCGTCCTCGCCGTGGCGCCGTCGCAGTTCGGCGTCGCGGCCTTCAGCCCGCGCCTGGACCGTCACGGCAACAGCGTCCGCGGGCAGGCGATCGTCGCCACGCTGAGCGACCGGATGGGGATGCACCTGCTCGAGCCCCACGAGAGCATCTCGCAGCCCATCGTGGACATCTCCGAGACCGACGACGGCCGCACGATCCGGCTGAGCGGCGAGCTCGGTTTCGCCGCCGCCGAGCGGGTGCTCGCGGTCCTGCGCGACCTCGCGGTCGTGCTCCCGGACGGCTCCGTCATCCACCTCGACGCGCGGGAGCTCGCGCGGACGCATCCGGCGGCCCTCGTCGCCCTGCAGAGCGAGCTCGACGCGCTCCCGGTCACGATCCGGTACGTCGAGTAG
- a CDS encoding transcription antitermination factor NusB, whose protein sequence is MTASAPRRVAYDVLRAVNESDAYANLLLPTSIERARLTTADAALATELTYGTLRRQGTYDAVISIAADRPVQEIDPAVLDALRLGVHQLLSTRVASHAAVNESVELAREGGRAASGFVNAVLRRISRDTPGDWMTRVEDSARSDDERLGLVYSHPVWVVRAFRRALAAEGRTDELEALLTADNASPRVTMAALPGLGEVPEEARRTPYSPLGFRLGGGDPESLVSGSDGRVRVQDEGSQLAALALTRAEPVRAGERWLDLCAGPGGKTAVLAAEALAGGASLEANEVSPARAGLVRRAIEGVPLDVPVSEADGRVRASESPDMYDRILVDAPCTGLGALRRRPEARWRKSPADVPSLTELQTELLSAAVVALKPGGIVAYVTCSPHLAETSGVVSEVRRSFGSSLEELDARAVLTEISSTDPRLPDQADGSKRAQLWPHRHNTDAMSISLLRKL, encoded by the coding sequence ATGACGGCGAGTGCCCCGCGCCGCGTCGCCTACGACGTGCTGCGGGCGGTCAACGAGTCCGACGCCTACGCCAATCTGCTGCTGCCGACCTCGATCGAGCGCGCGCGACTGACGACGGCCGACGCGGCCCTCGCCACCGAGCTCACGTACGGCACGCTACGACGCCAAGGCACCTACGACGCCGTGATCTCGATCGCCGCCGACCGCCCGGTTCAGGAGATCGACCCGGCCGTGCTCGACGCGCTGCGCCTGGGAGTGCACCAGCTGCTCTCGACGCGGGTCGCCTCGCATGCCGCCGTGAACGAGTCGGTCGAACTCGCCCGCGAGGGTGGGCGGGCGGCGTCCGGGTTCGTCAACGCCGTTCTCCGACGGATCTCGCGTGACACGCCGGGGGACTGGATGACGAGGGTCGAGGACTCCGCGCGCTCCGATGACGAGCGACTGGGTCTCGTGTACTCGCATCCGGTGTGGGTCGTCCGCGCCTTCCGCCGGGCGCTCGCGGCCGAGGGGCGCACCGACGAGCTCGAAGCGCTCCTGACGGCCGACAACGCGTCCCCGCGCGTGACCATGGCGGCGCTCCCGGGACTCGGCGAGGTGCCCGAGGAGGCGCGGCGGACGCCGTACTCGCCCCTCGGCTTCCGCCTCGGCGGGGGCGACCCCGAGTCGCTCGTGTCGGGGTCCGACGGCCGGGTGCGGGTGCAGGACGAGGGCTCGCAGCTCGCCGCGCTCGCGCTGACCCGCGCCGAGCCCGTGCGCGCGGGGGAGCGGTGGCTCGACCTCTGCGCCGGCCCCGGCGGAAAGACGGCGGTGCTCGCTGCTGAGGCCCTCGCGGGCGGCGCGTCCCTCGAGGCCAACGAGGTCTCGCCGGCCCGTGCGGGACTCGTGCGCCGGGCCATCGAGGGAGTGCCTCTCGACGTCCCCGTGTCGGAGGCCGACGGGCGGGTGCGGGCGTCCGAGAGCCCGGACATGTACGACCGCATCCTCGTCGATGCTCCCTGCACCGGCCTGGGGGCACTCCGTCGCCGGCCCGAGGCGCGGTGGCGCAAGTCGCCGGCCGACGTCCCGTCGCTCACCGAGCTGCAGACCGAGCTCCTGAGCGCCGCCGTCGTGGCGCTCAAGCCCGGCGGGATTGTCGCCTACGTCACGTGCTCGCCGCACCTCGCCGAGACGTCGGGGGTCGTCAGCGAGGTGCGCCGCTCCTTCGGCTCCTCGCTCGAAGAGCTCGACGCGCGCGCCGTGCTGACCGAGATCTCGTCGACGGATCCGCGCCTGCCGGATCAGGCCGACGGCTCGAAGCGCGCTCAGCTGTGGCCCCACCGCCACAACACCGACGCCATGTCGATCTCGCTGCTGCGCAAACTCTGA
- a CDS encoding phosphoribosyl-ATP diphosphatase yields the protein MKTFDELFAELSAKAVERPEGSGTVAELDAGVHHIGKKIVEEAAEVWMAAEYESTDAAAEEISQLLYHLQVLMISKGLGLEDVYRHL from the coding sequence GTGAAGACGTTCGACGAGCTGTTCGCCGAGCTCTCCGCGAAAGCGGTCGAGCGGCCCGAGGGATCGGGCACCGTCGCCGAGCTCGACGCGGGTGTGCACCACATCGGCAAGAAGATCGTCGAAGAGGCCGCCGAGGTCTGGATGGCGGCGGAGTACGAGTCGACGGATGCCGCGGCCGAGGAGATCTCGCAGCTGCTGTACCACCTGCAGGTCCTCATGATCTCGAAGGGCCTGGGGCTCGAGGACGTCTATCG
- the fmt gene encoding methionyl-tRNA formyltransferase encodes MRLVFAGTPEAAVPSLRRLAASDHDIVSVVTRTDAPLGRKRVLTPSPVAQAADELGIPTIKTDRLDSAATDAIHDLRPDLGVIVAYGGLVREPLLSLPAHGWINLHFSLLPRWRGAAPVQRAVMAGDAETGVAVFQLVPELDAGDVFAQVPYLIPAGATAGALLAALAVDGADVLTDVVDAIADGTARAVPQEGEATVAPKLTLDDGRIRWEESREAVLARIRGVTPEPGAHTTLDDARLKILAAGEAEASVAALAPGEIGLAGKTVVAGTGTEPIVLERVQPAGKGSMSAPDWWRGLRVDGTVVAS; translated from the coding sequence ATGCGCCTGGTCTTCGCCGGCACCCCCGAGGCGGCGGTCCCGTCGCTCCGGCGGCTCGCGGCATCCGATCACGACATCGTCTCGGTCGTCACCCGCACGGACGCGCCGCTCGGGCGCAAGCGCGTGCTCACGCCGTCGCCTGTCGCCCAGGCGGCCGACGAGCTCGGCATTCCGACGATCAAGACCGATCGGCTCGACAGCGCGGCGACCGACGCGATCCACGACCTGCGGCCCGACCTCGGGGTCATCGTCGCGTACGGCGGACTCGTCCGCGAGCCGCTCCTGTCGCTGCCCGCCCACGGCTGGATCAACCTGCACTTCTCGCTCCTGCCGCGCTGGCGCGGGGCGGCTCCCGTGCAGCGGGCCGTGATGGCGGGGGATGCCGAGACCGGCGTCGCCGTGTTCCAGCTCGTGCCCGAGCTCGACGCCGGCGACGTCTTCGCTCAGGTTCCGTATCTCATCCCCGCCGGTGCCACCGCAGGCGCGTTGCTGGCCGCTCTGGCGGTCGACGGAGCCGACGTGCTGACCGACGTCGTCGACGCGATTGCGGACGGCACCGCGCGCGCCGTGCCGCAGGAGGGGGAGGCGACCGTCGCGCCCAAGCTGACGCTCGACGACGGCCGCATCCGCTGGGAGGAGTCGCGCGAGGCGGTGCTCGCCCGCATCCGCGGCGTCACGCCCGAGCCCGGTGCGCACACGACGCTGGACGACGCGCGGCTCAAGATCCTCGCCGCGGGGGAGGCCGAGGCATCCGTCGCTGCACTGGCGCCGGGCGAGATCGGACTCGCGGGCAAGACGGTCGTGGCCGGCACCGGGACCGAGCCGATCGTGCTCGAGCGGGTTCAGCCGGCGGGCAAGGGCTCGATGAGCGCGCCCGACTGGTGGCGCGGACTGCGCGTCGACGGAACGGTGGTGGCGTCATGA
- a CDS encoding primosomal protein N': protein MTARAVARVLLDSPLPQLDRLFDYAIPRELDADAKPGVRVRVPLRSAGRVVDGFLVERVIEDPGDRPLSELDAVVSRVEVLTPGLYALARRAADRAAGSASDILRLAIPKRMVRAEKAWLAAPAPEAPVIEQGAWIDRALDAFPRLAEGLDEGHRLAVEAPAKLVTVPDAAGGALSVGAWAELLAAAAVRTIARGRSAILVVPDHRDQAQLETALMGRVPEGAVVRHDARQASPARYSSFLRTLDPVPCIVIGQRSAVYAPAHAPGLIAVWDDGDPLLTEPLSPGVHARDAALIRQELEGGALLFAGHTRTTDVQRLVGVGWVREVPPKRRASPRVVLSATREGESRGARVPSAAFAAAREALAAGPVLVQVARPGYAPVLVCAECRRPARCAHCSGPLRAKRPGAVPECSWCGRAANGWTCPHCESTRVRMASAGSERTADELGRAFPGVRVIVADGEHPVARVDARPALVVATRGAEPIAEGGYRAIMLLDGERMLLADDLRIGESALRWWMNAAALAAPGAPVHLVGVAGPVARALATWTPAAYARSELADRTPLRMPPVVRVASVDGPSTSISAALSALRETVPALGPDDVLGPVSRDEGGARALVRFDYGLGSRVAESLRSSVVADALRARKAAKGRTPGARNTLRVRVDVPDLDL from the coding sequence ATGACCGCGCGGGCCGTCGCACGAGTGCTGCTGGACTCGCCCCTGCCACAGCTCGACCGGCTGTTCGACTACGCCATCCCGCGCGAGCTGGATGCCGACGCGAAGCCCGGCGTGCGCGTGCGCGTGCCGCTGCGGAGCGCCGGCAGAGTCGTCGACGGCTTCCTCGTCGAGCGGGTGATCGAAGACCCGGGCGACCGGCCGCTGTCCGAACTCGATGCGGTGGTCTCTCGCGTCGAAGTGCTGACCCCAGGGCTCTACGCGCTGGCACGCCGCGCCGCCGATCGGGCGGCGGGATCGGCATCCGACATCCTGCGCCTCGCGATCCCGAAGCGCATGGTGCGGGCCGAGAAGGCGTGGCTCGCCGCGCCGGCGCCGGAGGCCCCGGTCATCGAGCAGGGTGCATGGATCGACCGGGCGCTCGACGCCTTCCCGCGCCTCGCGGAGGGTCTCGACGAAGGGCATCGCCTCGCCGTCGAGGCGCCCGCGAAGCTCGTGACTGTTCCGGATGCCGCGGGCGGTGCCCTGTCGGTCGGCGCGTGGGCGGAACTCCTCGCCGCGGCCGCCGTGCGCACGATCGCCCGGGGGCGGAGCGCGATCCTCGTCGTGCCGGACCACCGCGACCAGGCGCAGCTCGAGACGGCCCTGATGGGACGGGTGCCGGAGGGCGCGGTCGTCCGGCACGACGCTCGCCAGGCCTCGCCCGCCCGCTATTCCTCGTTCCTCCGCACCCTCGACCCGGTGCCGTGCATCGTGATCGGCCAGCGCTCCGCCGTCTACGCCCCGGCCCACGCACCGGGACTCATCGCGGTGTGGGACGACGGCGACCCGCTCCTCACCGAGCCGCTCTCGCCGGGCGTGCACGCGCGCGACGCGGCCCTCATCCGTCAGGAGCTCGAGGGCGGCGCCCTTCTCTTCGCGGGCCACACCCGCACGACCGACGTCCAGCGACTCGTCGGCGTCGGCTGGGTGCGCGAGGTGCCGCCCAAGCGCCGGGCCAGCCCCCGAGTCGTGCTCAGCGCGACACGCGAGGGGGAGTCGCGCGGGGCCCGGGTGCCGTCGGCCGCCTTCGCCGCGGCGCGTGAGGCGCTCGCAGCGGGCCCTGTGCTCGTGCAGGTCGCCCGCCCGGGCTACGCGCCGGTCCTCGTCTGCGCCGAGTGCCGGCGACCCGCGCGCTGCGCCCACTGCTCCGGGCCGCTGCGCGCGAAGCGGCCGGGCGCCGTGCCCGAGTGCAGCTGGTGCGGCCGCGCCGCGAACGGCTGGACGTGCCCGCACTGCGAGTCGACACGCGTGCGGATGGCCTCGGCCGGCAGCGAGCGCACGGCCGACGAGCTCGGCCGGGCGTTCCCCGGCGTCCGCGTCATCGTCGCCGACGGCGAGCATCCTGTGGCGCGCGTCGACGCGCGCCCGGCTCTCGTCGTCGCGACGCGCGGCGCCGAGCCCATCGCCGAGGGCGGGTATCGCGCGATCATGCTGCTCGACGGGGAGCGGATGCTGCTGGCCGACGACCTGCGCATCGGAGAGTCGGCGCTTAGGTGGTGGATGAACGCCGCCGCCCTCGCCGCGCCGGGCGCCCCGGTGCACCTCGTCGGGGTCGCCGGTCCCGTCGCCCGAGCCCTCGCGACCTGGACGCCTGCGGCGTACGCCCGCTCGGAGCTTGCCGACCGCACACCTCTCCGAATGCCGCCCGTGGTGCGAGTCGCCTCGGTCGACGGCCCATCCACGTCCATCTCGGCTGCGCTCTCCGCCCTCCGCGAGACGGTGCCGGCCCTCGGGCCGGACGATGTCCTCGGACCCGTCAGCCGCGACGAGGGCGGCGCACGAGCACTCGTGCGCTTCGACTACGGCCTCGGGTCACGGGTCGCGGAGAGCCTGCGTTCGTCCGTCGTCGCCGATGCGCTCCGCGCCCGGAAGGCGGCCAAGGGGAGGACGCCCGGCGCCCGCAATACACTCAGAGTCCGGGTCGACGTTCCCGACCTCGATCTGTGA
- the rpe gene encoding ribulose-phosphate 3-epimerase → MQPDGEPGVRINPSILAADFVNMQAELARIDAADFVHVDVMDNHFVPNLTFGPQMVERIQATSPVPLDVHLMIDDPDRWAPGYAELGAASVTFHLEAARAAVALARRLRDIGARAGVAVKPATPVEPLFEHLHEFDQILVMTVEPGFGGQSFMPETMPKLTALSAEARRRGSAVWLQVDGGISASTIAQAADAGADTFVAGSAVFGADDPDAAIAALRDLAAHRH, encoded by the coding sequence ATGCAGCCAGACGGAGAGCCCGGCGTCCGCATCAACCCGAGCATCCTGGCCGCCGACTTCGTCAACATGCAGGCCGAGCTCGCCCGCATCGATGCCGCCGACTTCGTGCACGTCGACGTCATGGACAACCACTTCGTGCCCAACCTGACCTTCGGGCCGCAGATGGTCGAGCGCATCCAGGCCACGAGCCCGGTTCCCCTCGACGTGCATCTGATGATCGATGACCCCGACCGCTGGGCGCCCGGCTATGCCGAGCTCGGCGCGGCATCCGTCACCTTCCATCTCGAAGCCGCGCGGGCGGCCGTCGCGCTCGCCCGTCGGCTGCGCGACATCGGCGCCCGCGCGGGGGTCGCCGTCAAGCCGGCGACCCCGGTCGAACCGCTCTTCGAGCACCTCCACGAGTTCGACCAGATCCTCGTCATGACGGTCGAGCCCGGCTTCGGCGGCCAGTCGTTCATGCCCGAGACGATGCCGAAGCTCACGGCGCTTTCGGCCGAGGCGCGACGTCGCGGGTCCGCGGTGTGGCTCCAGGTCGACGGCGGCATCTCGGCCTCGACGATCGCGCAGGCCGCCGACGCGGGAGCCGACACCTTCGTCGCGGGCTCGGCGGTGTTCGGCGCCGATGACCCGGATGCCGCGATCGCGGCGCTCCGCGACCTGGCGGCGCACCGGCACTGA